TTTGAATTACAGGCTGGCCGTTTTTATAGTCCAAAACAAACTTACCGTTGAGACCTCCCGCACTGAAACTAAATTGGTCAGGGTAAAAATCGTAATCTGGATAACTCATTTCCATATTTGAAACAGTTTGTCTTGTAGATAAAGAATCAGAATAACTCATGAAATGATTACGATTAGATAAGTATCCATAATTAACTGCTTCATCACTCTTACCTCTTACCTGTCTTGATATAGACCCCCCATAATGTAGAGACCAACCCATACCCGTTCTTGGAGCTGTTTCGGAAACTTGCACGCCTCTTGCATGATAGCTCAGATTTATAGGAATTTGAATTCCTTTTTGTTGAATAGTATAGATTGGGACTGAAATATTCGGTAATCCTGTATAATGAGATACTGGAACGTCAGTGAAATTTGCCAGAGCCGCGGCTTCTGGGGATGGCGGCACAATTGTTGGTAATTCCTGTGCAGTTAAGCAATTTATGGAAAAAATTAAAACTAAAAATATTCTCATATCAATAAAACTTATTTATTTCTTTACTTTTAGAAATTGAGATTAATTGAGGGATTTCTACCTAATCTAAAATCCATATCAAAACTTTCATAATAGTAGCTTATGAAAAATTCAACTTCATAAAAACTAACTAGTTTATATAACTTCATCCATACTTTTTTTGATGAATTAATTAACTTTAATAGACTAAATACCTGAACCCAAGTTAATTATTAAAAAAATGTTAAATCAAAAATAATCCTTGAAATAAGTAAGGGAAAAACTTACAGTTTTGCTAACTAGTAAAACTCTTGTTGTAATGAACTGAATATTTATAAAAAATTGGGAGAGAAATTTAGGCTATAACAAAAAAGCTTTCTGAAGGCATTCTATTTATATTTGTTCTATTACCAGAATGGAATTGCCATTAACATCTGCGGCAAAGTTCATTGAGAGTTAATACTAAAATAATAATAGAATCGTTTTTTTTAAATTAAGGAAAATCATTACAAACTGTAAGGATTTTAAATTGACTATAATCCCTTTTATGATTAATTTTAAATTTTTGCTCTAAATCAATTACACCAACCATTTCCCAAATCAAGGATGAAAAAAAAGATTAATGTTTTGATCGCAGAAGATCACCACCTAATTATAGAAGCATATAAAAAAGTTTTAGAAGAAATTTCAATCGAGAGTTTAACCCATCAATTTGTTATTGAAACTGCAAATGACTGTGAAAGTGCAAGAGCAGTAATTAACTCCATTTGTGAATCGAAAAAAATACATTTAGCTCTTTTAGATATTAGTTTGCCTCCCACAAAAGATAAAAAAATTTTGTCTGGCACTGATTTAGGTATATTACTAAAAAATAGAAACAATGGAGTGAAAATAATTATTCTTACCTCCCATAATGATAGTTTTAGGCTCAACAATATTTTAAAAGAGGTTGATCCAAATGGTTTCTTAGTAAAGACAGATATAAAAATGGAAAACCTTAAGTTGGCTATTTTAGGTGTTTTAGCAGGTAAATCCTTCTATAGTGAAACTGTGCTTAATATGTTAAGAACGCAAATTAGAGCCGAAATAGTACTAGATAAAATTGATAGACAATTGTTGTATGAATTATCAAGAGGAGTTAAAATGAAGGATTTACCTGGCTTATTACCTTTATCTATGGGAGGTATTGAAAGTAGGAAAAGAAAACTAAAAGAAGTATTTAAGATTTCAAAAGAAAAAGATGCTGTCTTACTTGAGGTTGCCAGACAAAAAGGATTTATATAAATGAAAAAAATAAAAGCAATTAACCTGCAGGAAATGCTAATCGTATTGGCTATTATTGGAATACTTCTGCTTTTAGCACTACCAAATTTAATGCCTTTGATCACTAAGGCAAAAAGTGTTGAAGCACAAGTACAACTTAAAGCGCTATATAACGCACAAACTACTTATAGATATATGAACAGTACATATTCTGGTGATATTATGGCCTTAGACTTTGAAGCTCCCAAAACTGTTAAGGAGAATGGTACTGCTAATTATCAATATTCAATTACAAGTTCAGGAACATCTACCTTTAGGGCTAGAGCAGAAGCGATTACAGATTTTGATGGAGATGGCATTTTAAATGTTTGGGAAATTGATGAATTGGGCAATCCTAAACAAATTATTAAAGATTGATTTTGTTCTTAAATTTTTTGGTTACCGGATGTTTATTATTGATATTTTATCAGGATTATAAATCAAGAGAGGTATATTGGTTTCTATTTCCCTTTCTAGGGATGCTACTCAGTGTATTG
The sequence above is drawn from the Cellulophaga sp. Hel_I_12 genome and encodes:
- a CDS encoding response regulator; translated protein: MKKKINVLIAEDHHLIIEAYKKVLEEISIESLTHQFVIETANDCESARAVINSICESKKIHLALLDISLPPTKDKKILSGTDLGILLKNRNNGVKIIILTSHNDSFRLNNILKEVDPNGFLVKTDIKMENLKLAILGVLAGKSFYSETVLNMLRTQIRAEIVLDKIDRQLLYELSRGVKMKDLPGLLPLSMGGIESRKRKLKEVFKISKEKDAVLLEVARQKGFI
- a CDS encoding type IV pilin protein, which encodes MKKIKAINLQEMLIVLAIIGILLLLALPNLMPLITKAKSVEAQVQLKALYNAQTTYRYMNSTYSGDIMALDFEAPKTVKENGTANYQYSITSSGTSTFRARAEAITDFDGDGILNVWEIDELGNPKQIIKD